GCTGGCCTCGAGGGTGTGGTTCGGGCGCAGGCCGAAGCCGATGTCGGTCTCGCCCATCTTGAACTTGACGTTGCGATTGACGAACTCGGTGTTGACGCGCTTGGTCTGGATGATGTGGTTGCAGATGTAGTTCAGGATCGCCAGATCGGTCTGCGGCACGAAGATCATCGGGTTGTCGGCGAGCTCGTACGAGCGGTGCTCGAAGGTCGACAGCACGTGGACCTGGCAGCCCTCCTTGGACAGGCGACGGTCGGTGATGCGGCTCCACAGGATGGGGTGCATCTCGGCCATGTTCGAGCCCCACAACACGAAGGTGTCGGTGTTCTCGATGTCGTCGTAGCAGCCCATCGGCTCGTCGATGCCGAAGGTGCGCATGAAGCCGGCCACGGCCGAGGCCATGCAGTGGCGCGCGTTGGGGTCGATGTTGTTGGTGCGGAAGCCGGCCTTGTACAGCTTGGAGGCGGCATAGCCTTCCCACACCGTCCACTGGCCGGAGCCGAACATGGCGATGGAATCGGGGCCGTGCTCCTTGATGGCCTTCTTCCACTTCTGCTCCATGATGTCGAAGGCCTGGTCCCAGGAGATCGGCGTGAATTCGCCGTTCTTGTCGTACTGGCCGTTCTTCATGCGCAGCAGCGGCTTGGTCAGACGGTCCTCGCCGTACATGATCTTGGACAGGAAGTAGCCCTTGATGCAGTTCAGGCCGCGGTTGACCGGCGAATCGGGGTCGCCCTGGGTGGCGACGATGCGGCCGTTCTGCACGCCGACCAGCACCGAGCAGCCGGTACCGCAGAAGCGGCAGGCGGCCTTGTCCCAGCGCACCTTGGTGCTGGGCGTCGCTTCCTGCGCCTGGGTCACGACCGGGATGCCGATGCCTGCCGTGGCAGCCGCAGCGGCAATCGCGTTGTTCTTGATGAATTCGCGTCGATTCATGCTCATTTCAGACCTCCGTCAATTCCAGACCAGCATCGGTGTATTCGTAGGCGACCGTCAGTCCCTGGACCTTCGGGGCGAGATTCACCGCCAGGATCGAGTCGGTGACCGACCAGCCCGCACCATCCTCGATGGTGATGACGATGCTGCCCTTCTCAGTCGACGACCCGTGCAGCTCGACCCCGGGAATCTTCTTCAGGGCCTCGATCACCTCGGGGAAATCGGCGGGGAACGCCCGCACGACCAGACTCGCAATATTCATGCTTCCCTCTCCGTGGGAATGTTGTTGTCCGAGCGCATGGCGATCGCCCGTGTCGGACAGGGACCGATGCACGCGCCGCAGCCGGTGCAGCCGCTCGCATCCAGCACCGGCTGGGCAACGCCGCCCAGTTGCAGACGAAAACGGATTGCGGCTTCGGGACAGGATTCGCCGCAGACGCGGCATTCGACGCCGCGCACGGCCAGGCAGGCCTCGCCGATGGTCGCCACGATGGCCCACGGCGCCGCATCGGCATCGCGCCGCAACAGCGCCTGCGGCTCGCAGCTGCTCACGCAGTCGGCGCAGAAGGTGCACTCGCCGCGGCTGAAATCCACGCCGGGGAAGCCGCCGTCCATGCGGACCAGGATGCGGGTGGGACAGGCCTCGATGCAGCGGTCGCAGCGGGTGCAGCGGTCGATGAACAGCGCCTCCTCCAGCGCCCAGGGCGGACGCCGGGCAGGCGCGAGTGTCGGCCGTCCCATGCGCAGGAAACCCCTGCGGGAAGGCACAACAAGAGAGGACGACTCGGCAACCACGACGATTTCCTGAAGGAATGGCACTCGGGATTAGAGCCCACTCCAGCGTCCGGGTTATTGACTCTGATCAACTTGCGAACAACTCGCAAATCGACAGAATCGGTACCGATCGAGCACAGCCGGCGCGGCGCCGGCGTCCTTCAGCCGCGCATGCGCTCCACCGCCCACACCGCCGCCTCGACCCGCGAGCGCAGGTCGAGCTTGCGCAGGATGTGCTTCACGTGCACCTTCACCGTGCCCTCGGCGATGTCGAGTTCGCGCCCGATCTGCTTGTTCGACAGGCCCTCGGCGATCTTCTCCAGGATGCGCGTCTCCTGCTCGGTGAGGCCGGCCGCCCCCACCGACTGCGGCCGCGACTCGCTGCGCAGCGCGGCGGCGAGCAGGTTGTTGAGCTGCTCGGGGATCACCGTGCGCCCGGCGGCGACGGCCTGCAGCGCCTCGAGCATGGCCTCGGGCTCCATGTCCTTGAGCAGGTAGCCGTCGACACCGCCGCGCAGCGCCGACACCACGTCCTCGCCCGAGTCCGACACGGTGACCATGACCACCCGCATGTCGAGACGCGCGGCGCGCAAGCCGCGCAGCACCTCGAGGCCGCTCATGTCGCGCATGTTGAGGTCGAGCAGGATCAGGTCCGGACGCAGCTCGCGGGCGAGCATCAGCCCCTCCGCCCCGCCAGCCGCCTCGCCGACGAGCTGGAAGCCCGGGATCATCTGCAGCAGCTGCACCATCCCGCGGCGGAACAGCGGATGGTCATCGACGATGAGCACGCGTTGCGTTTCGGTCATGCGCTGGCTTCTCCCTGTGCGCTGCGGGCGTCCGTCGCCGACGCCGCACCCCCGGTGGCGGCCCGGAAGCGGACGCAGACCCGGGTTCCGCCGCGGTCCATGGGGGCGATCTCGATCTCCCCGCCCATGCTGTGCGCACGCTCGCGCATGATGGTCAGGCCGTGGTGGTTGTGCGCATCGGCCGGCGGACCGCCGATGCCGTCACCGTCGTCCTCGACGCTGAGGCAGACCGATCCGTCCGCCGCCCCGTGCAGTGCCACCCGCGCCGTGCGCGCCCCGGCGTGGCGCACCATGTTCGACAGCGCCTCGCGCACGATCTGCAGCACGTGCACCTCCTGGTTGGGGCTGAGCTGGCAGTGCCCCAGGTCGACGTCGAGCGCGATGTCGACGCCACCGCGGGTGCCGTACTCGCGCACCGCGTCCTG
This genomic stretch from Thauera sp. GDN1 harbors:
- the narL gene encoding two-component system response regulator NarL — encoded protein: MTETQRVLIVDDHPLFRRGMVQLLQMIPGFQLVGEAAGGAEGLMLARELRPDLILLDLNMRDMSGLEVLRGLRAARLDMRVVMVTVSDSGEDVVSALRGGVDGYLLKDMEPEAMLEALQAVAAGRTVIPEQLNNLLAAALRSESRPQSVGAAGLTEQETRILEKIAEGLSNKQIGRELDIAEGTVKVHVKHILRKLDLRSRVEAAVWAVERMRG
- a CDS encoding chaperone NapD — encoded protein: MNIASLVVRAFPADFPEVIEALKKIPGVELHGSSTEKGSIVITIEDGAGWSVTDSILAVNLAPKVQGLTVAYEYTDAGLELTEV
- the napF gene encoding ferredoxin-type protein NapF, with amino-acid sequence MGRPTLAPARRPPWALEEALFIDRCTRCDRCIEACPTRILVRMDGGFPGVDFSRGECTFCADCVSSCEPQALLRRDADAAPWAIVATIGEACLAVRGVECRVCGESCPEAAIRFRLQLGGVAQPVLDASGCTGCGACIGPCPTRAIAMRSDNNIPTEREA